The Mesorhizobium sp. B2-8-5 genome segment ATTGCCGGAAGCGATCATCACGCCGACCAGCAAGGCCGCCCATGGCGGCCATGACGAGCCGTTATCGGAAGCCGAGATCATCGCAGAGCGGCTGCTCACGCAGGCGCAGTGGGACACCGTATCGCGCTATGCGCTTCAGCTGTTCGCTCGCGGCCAGCAGCGCGCGGCCGAACGCGGCCTGATCCTGGCCGACACCAAATATGAGTTCGGCACGGCGCCGGACGGCGCGATCGTGCTTGCGGACGAAATCCACACGCCCGACAGCAGCCGCTACTGGATCGCGGCGAGCTACGACGAGGCGTTCGAAGGCGGCGGGCGGCCGCAGAGTTTCGACAAGGATTTCATCCGGTCATGGGTGTCGGCGCGTTGCGACCCTTACAAGGATCCGATCCCCGGCATTCCGGACGAGATCGTCAACAAGACTTCGGCGGTCTATATCCAGGCCTACGAGGCGATCACCGGCGCGAAATTCGCGCCCGACCTTTCCGGCGATACGGTGCTGGAGCGTATCC includes the following:
- a CDS encoding phosphoribosylaminoimidazolesuccinocarboxamide synthase; protein product: MRILSDAFIPELPNRYNGKVRENYDLPDGRRIIIATDRLSAFDTILASIPFKGEVLTQTARYWFEETADICPNHVLEYPDPNVVVGTRLDMLPVEIVVRGYLAGATSTSILTKYRKGERSFYGHSFPDGLRDNEKLPEAIITPTSKAAHGGHDEPLSEAEIIAERLLTQAQWDTVSRYALQLFARGQQRAAERGLILADTKYEFGTAPDGAIVLADEIHTPDSSRYWIAASYDEAFEGGGRPQSFDKDFIRSWVSARCDPYKDPIPGIPDEIVNKTSAVYIQAYEAITGAKFAPDLSGDTVLERIRSNLARYF